The nucleotide window TACCCAGGATCCTGGAGGGACAAAGAATGAACGAATTAAACAATACTTAATCAATACCTCATCTACAATCACAACACTTGTATTGCTTCTTTTTTTTGTGCCACTTGAGAAGACAACGAAATGCTCTTTGTGGTTTACTGAAACGTTAGCGGAAACTCCGCCGTGGTTGTAAATCGGTTTGCGCCATCTTTACATCTGTAGCTTGACCCTAAGCTAACGAAACAAAGTTCAGTCACTATCTGAAAGAAATGACATGTATACCTGATGTTAGCCTCAAACACCTGCACAGTGGAGTCCTTGTCGAAAGAGACTGTGTCTATCACCAACTTCACCGCTCTGTGAAACTCTGACACATTCCCCAGGACCTGGAATGAGAAACATTATCAGGATCATTAAAAAGACCCTTGACAGTAAACTGTTTTAGCAATACCATTCCTCTAAAAGCCCACAAAAAATAAAACAGGAATACAGAATAAGGCTGCTTACCAGTAAAGTGTCAAGGGTGTCAATGAGTGTCAGGGAATAATTTCCCAAAACATCATTGATGTTGATGTTTGACCTGAAAAAACAGCAATGAAAAGGATAACAGGCTTGACAATAAACGAGGGCATGTATATGTAGGCTATATTGCAAGCACCAAGTTATTAATAACGGGATCACATTCAACTTGATCACACGTTGAACAAGTTAAATGGATTGACCGTTTCAGCTTGAGAGAAATTAAGTTTTGTCCAGCTGTGCCTTTTGTTATCAGATTCTAAAGAATGTCAAGGTGAAAAGGCTAAACGTTGTGGTATATGGTCTCACATACACACATCTGAATGCTGTTTTAGCCAATCAGCACCCAGTATCCAAACTACCCGGTATATAAAGGCAATAATAAACTGGGTGGATGGAGCCCTgactggctgacagccgtggtatatcagaccgtataccacacgtatgacaaaacatgtatttttactgctctaattatgttggtaacagtttataatagcaataaggtacctctgaggtttgtggtatatggccaatataccacagctaagggctgtatccggGCCCCCCgctttgcgtcgtgcataagaacatcCCTTAGCCATATTGCTTAAATAGAACCCTTGCCTGGTCTCCCAGCAAATAGAACCCCCAGCCTTACTATAACTATATTTATTTAGATATTTACATAACTTTAACCAGATCTGTTAGCAAGTCCTGCATGACAGACCGATGCAAATTACACTACCCACAGACACAGTTACCAGACATCAGTCAGAATGGAAATGTTGAACGGACAGTGGACACACCTTTCAGCTAGTAAAACATGGTAGTCTACCAACCTAATACATCAATCAATCCAGCAAATTATCGTGCACACACATACCCGTAGCCTAATAATCAATTTCACGTGAGTGTTACCAGATTGGTTCTAGGCCTAGCTATCGGGCTATAGATGACTCACGGGTTGAGAACGTCAGGCCCTCTCCCTTGACAGTCAATGGGATTCAGCTCATCCTCAGGAAAGGCATATTTCATGTAGTTGTCATATCCAAAGTAGAACATGTCTTTGGCCATGCCTTTCATCTTTATCTTGAGTGTGTCCGGGAAGGAGCTATATCTCCTGTCATACTCGTCCCTGTCCCCCTCAAAGAGGCTAAGGTAAGACTTCTTAGGTGAGTCCTCTTTACTGGCACAAGAGGTCCTGCATTGTGCGTCTCCATGGCCGTGTATTCGTTGTGACCAGGAATTGGCCTTTGCGGATTCCCCATCATCTTGCTTAAAAAGTTCTATTTTGTgcaaattgaaattgaaattaaGGGGGAAGTTGAACCCCCAGCTAGGTCCCAGTCCAAACGCTAGCCATAGCAGACAACTGACAGTGAGTCTGAGCACGACGAGAGCAACCACTATTGACCTCCATTGCATATTTGCCCTGGATCGATCTTAAAAACCATAGTTCAATTTGACAATCCTTTGATGAATAGATGGCTGAATTGTCTTCTGTGTATTGCTTACAAGCCACCTAGGCAGCCTGGCTAACAAATTCGACAGCGCACCACACTCTTCCTGTCAACAAACCAGCCCCTCCCCGGTTCCCCGGTGTGATTGGAGCTCCAGTCATATCGTCATCAAGTGGGGGGCGGCGCGTCTCAGCAATTGGCTACCATGCATGTCAGTTTTGTTGTATGTCAAGCAATATAACTTTAGAGCCAATAGAAAATAGCCACAAGCATGAAAAAGTAGTGGGGGCAGAGACAGGCGGTGTCAGAAAATAACATTCGACCAGAAAATCACATCAGCATACTTTGCATTATTTACAGTCAGAACAAAttacatcaaatagttttttGTTTTTACTATCTGACATTTGTTTGTGCATCTGTTTGAGTTACAATCATAGCCTACCAGTCATCTGAGATTCTTGGTACAATTATTAGTCCAATGATGAGTGTAGACTAAATCAAATGTTTTCCTTCATTTTTATTACAAACTTACTCTAAGCACAGCTCACCCTTCTTATCCACCCAGATTTAacatatttacaaaataataattgACACCATTAATATCTATCATTTTCAAAGGTGTGCCACAGCAAATATTGCAATTTGAGTGCAAACACAACAGTACAATGTCTAAATTAAAAAGCATGCCTTTTTATTTCTGCAATATATCCCAGTGGTGTTCATGTTTTATTGCTAAGGTAAGCACACATTGCATGCTGCTTTACTTCAGGGATGAGAGGTATTGCACAAGGCACTTTGAAttctgccactctctctctctcatagaccGCAGAGGACATCATCCCACTGAGGCAAATTCAAAACAAGGCTGATAACCACACAACCAACACACTATAGCTTTACCTTCAGTACATTCAAACTTTTCAAATATAATCATACGCTCATGTCAGTAAAAATCTTACCAGCTTGATATGTGTACACACCTGGCTGCTGAGCTATTTACTTATTTCATTGCTCTCGTTTCAAAAATATTTGGATTTGGCAATAGCCATAAAAGTTACAATCTGACAAACAGGAGGGGAACCTGGAAGtcccaatgatgtatataaacatGTCTATGTACTTTCTTCTAGCGTCATACAGGACTGTCTGGAGAACATGTATCATGATTAGAGGCCCCAGTGAGTGGCTGAACAACCCCAATAGCATACCCTGCACTAGTGTTATAGAGTTGGGCTATTGGGCTTACAGATCTGGGAAACATCTGTCGTGCCGCCTGAAGGACGCAGAAGGCAGACTGAATCGCTCTGTTCAGGACACTGAAGTAGCCCCTCTTGGAGGAGGTGTAACGCCGATTCTGTGACTCATGGGCCTTGGAATATGATATAGACCAGGGGGTACCATCTTTTAGTAGTGCAGTAGTACGAGGGGTTGTGGGGGATAACaacaacagggggggggggggggcacaagcAGCACAGTGCAGTAACGGAGTTGGAGGGACAACTATACATCAGCGTGAGCAGGGTGTGGCATGAGGGTAATATGGCAGATGGAGCTGGGAGGGTGCAGTTCTGGTACATTCAGCTTCTCCGAGATTTTGAGTGTTGGATGAGCCACTGCAGTGTGATATCTGGAAGGCAGGAGAGGCATgggtgggtggtggtgggggtgggggggggggggggggggggggggggggggggggggggggggggcgtgagAAACAGGAGAGACAGCAGGTGAATGGGTGAAACAACGGACACCTATATAGCCACTTTGGGTGCACAATGTTGTAGTGCTCTCTCCTTCAGCCTTCCACTGGGACACAAACAAAACCTGTCACCCTCCTGTCACCGTCTTACTCACCTATGTTGTCTTTCTCTTTGCAggaaacagagtagcagcaaatCTCTCTGTCTTGAATAGCTGCCAAGTTCCTATAGAAAGGAAGAAGTAAAGAAAACTGATAACCTGCTACAAACTGTTAAACTGGCCAGCAGAGGGAGCTGGTTAATTTTGAAAACCTGTATCATTTCTAATACAGTACTAGTGACCGAGAAAATAGAATACAGTGTTTCTAAATGGAAAACGAGGGTAATGGTTCAGTACGAATGACGCTTCTATTAAAAAAaggcatttttatttatttataaatcaTAACTGCTCCTCCCCTAAAATAAAACCATTAGCTCTTTGCTGATGTGAGATTAAAATAGACATTTTTAAAACCTCCAGCAAAGTAGCTCTTTATAAAAGCAAACTTCATGTTCAAGAATGGTAACTGTAATCTTCCAAGATAGTTAAGGtcataaatatatacactactgttcaaatgtttggggtcacttagacatttctgtccattacaataacatcaaatagaaggccagcatcccggagtcgcctcttcactgttgacgttgagactggtgttttgcgggtagtatttaatgaagctgccagttgaggacttgtgaggcgtctgtttctcaaactagacactctaatgtactcatCCTTTTGcgcagttgtgcaccggggcctcccactcatctttctattctggttagagcccgctgttctgtgaagggagtagtacacagcgttgtacgagatcttcagtttcttggcaatttctcacatggaatagccttcatttctcagaacaagaatagactgacgagtttcagaaaaaaggtctttgtttctgggcattttgagcctgtaatcgaacccacaaatgttgatactccagatactcaactagtctaaaaggcccgttttattgcttctttaaatcaggacaacatttttcagctgtactaacataattgcaaaagggttttctaatgatcaattagccttttaaaatgataaacttggattagctaacacaacgtgccattaacacaggagtgatgtttgctgattATCGGCCTCTGTACTCTAttccatttccagctacaatagtcatttacaacattaacaatgtcgacactgtatgtctgatcaatttgatgttatttaaaatggacaaaaaaattgcttttctttcaaaaacaaggacatttctaagtgacctcaaacttttgaacggtagggtAAGTCATTGTGTGTGATATGAACGTCTTTCTCCTGCTACCATATTAGGGTACCCGTCTTAAAGTGAATAAGCACATCCACGGTCACATCATGGAAGAAAAATGAACAGCTCTTTTGTTTAAAAGTTAGGAGGCACAATGTATGCCTAAATCTAGTTACTGCCATAATCTCTTGTGGAAAGAAACATTTTCCAGCCGTTTGAACCATTTACTTTATCATtcatatttgttttatttcatccTTTACCTTTGCTGTATTATACCTTTTTGACTTCATCAATATCACTTGGAATTGGTTtactgaactgcactgttggttaagggcttgaaagtaagcatttctcggtaaagtctacacttgtattcggcgcatgtgacaaataaagttcgATTTGAACACCCAGAAACTACTGCTTTGTTTTACCATTCATCAACTGGAATCTGTGTGACAAACCTGGACATTCTTTTTGTGTGAATAATGAATTACATTTTAATTGCAACAAGAACAAAACTCTCAACTCTCAATTGGGAAAAAGTGTTTGAACTAGTCCTTGTAAAAGCATCTAAAGTGGCCTTTTGAAATGTTAGAACCTAGCCACTACAGGCCCTCACTCACAATGGCAAGGCAAAATGAAAGGGACTCTTCTGTCATTCTGTTAGAATTAGAGTTGTTAAACTACCTCAGCTCAGATGCATCACAGATTACTGCTGTGGGTTTACTGGTAGGGAACGCCTCATACCAGTGCTGTAGTCGAGTCCCAAGTCCCCTGTACTCAAGTCCGAGTCGAGTCACTATGGCTGAAGTACGAGTCACCAATATATAATAGGTCTTATTATGCAATTGTTTCTAGTCGCCACAGAATGTTAGTATATCGCCACTCCCTCATGAAAACCCTCAACTAATTTACTATTGATGACTACCTCAGTTCTACACTCAATACCTGTGTTTCAATACTTATTTATTCCATAAAGGAATGATAAGTCAGGCTTTCAGCTACTTTTTTTGTAATTGCCCACtgatttttttgttgatttttttATTGCAGTGAAAACTAAAAGGGAGACTTGATCGAACCTGGCTATGGAATGCAGGGAGAAAAGCAGAAGGGTAGAGCAAGACAAGAAATTCAAAGACAGCCTACTTTTCTATattcaaggggagagagagaaaaatagctAGACTGTTGTTTTACTATTAAAACCTCAGGATTTAAGGTCTCCTTTTTAGGGGACCTGCATGGTTCTGGTACCAGTTCCGATCAACATTTTAGCTTATAAATCGATCTGTGGATACTGTAGATCCAAATTGTTGCCACTGACACAGTAGTATTTCTTCTGAACCTGTGTGACCTACGACGTGAAATCTGaaaccacttgaagctgggatgtccctcctaccatttaattcgctcttccgactgtccatcaactcctggctgaaccctatATCACAGCCACGGACAAAGCACATTCCTGCAATTGTTACATTATAACGCCGCAGGATAGAGTCGTTTCATCATGGTAGCACATTCGGAGATCAATTTATAGCCCTTAATCTAAAATAATTCAGATTTTAAACAGAAAAATCGCTGTCACAGACGGACAGGATTAATATGAAATGAAAGGtgagttcaggaagccaagctagaTCTCTGACGTTCTAAGCGATGCGGAGAGACGTTTTGATCAAGAGAAACCATTCGAAAATAAGAAACTGTTCTCGAACACTAAACACACAAATATGTACATATTGTACAGTTAGTCGTTTTATAATTAGATTAtgctatatttagaaagcatagGTCTTATTCATAGTTTTGTTGAATAAGAAATGCAccatcaaatatttcatatttttataaTTTGTACtctgtacttgagcttgtgtcctcaaaagtgaaattggagtatgcagcattactagttattgtttatggccctctCGATAAATTATGAATTTTGGGGATGACGTAGATGACATTTAGATATATTTAACTGGTTAAACGCCATACGATTGTTTTCAATTTCGTAAAGCAGTAGGCTGGGGGTTAGGAGGAAGCAAAAGTTGTTTGCGCAATAATATGTAGCCTTTGATCGGAGGCGGAGAGGAGCATGCCTTCCCACAAACATTTCTTGCTTCCCCAGCAactcaccagctgatgtaggctgtgtatGCCTGATTTGGCATATCCTTTCCACTGCTAGAGGACAGAACCCTTGATGCTATGCACAACCCAGTGCTGCTAATATTCTGTGTAACATACTAGCCCATCCAATCAAAGTGCAAATACCGAGAAGTCACAAGAAGGCCTGTGAGTCACCAATGGTAGAGTCCAAGTCATGAAAGAAATTGGGACTCGAGTATTACAACACTGCCTAATAACTTATCTTCATACTCACAGTTTTTCAATGAGCTGCTTCTCGTCTAGAGCACTGGGGAGATCTCTTTTGTTGCCAAGCACCAAAACCTAAAAAGCATAACAGTTTAGATCTTGTGTGGCAGAAATGTCTGCTGACTGATCATATAAAGAAACTCCCTCATTTACATGTGTTCGTAGCAGTTTCCAAAGTGTAGGCCTACTTACAGGAATTCCTTGCAACTGAGGCTTGTCTAACAAATTGTGTAGCTCATTTCTGGAAGCTTCCACCTTCTCATGGTCTGCTGCGTCCACCatatatctaaaaaaaaaaaaaaaaaaaaggtcacAAGTTTACAATTGCATCAAAAATCTAAAAGAGCAAGTGTTGTGCATATTGAAAAGTAATGGAAGTGTTCAAAACATGCCCATCACAATGTTCGAACACTGACTGGTCGCCACTGAACTAACCCTAACAGAACAATCAATCTTCAGCATTTCTGTCCTCTTCCTGCATTTCAAGTTGCACCCATGACAGGAATGGCCAAACTCAGATACTCACACAATTGCGTTAACTCCCCGACAGTAGCGCTCCCACATGCTCCTGAACCTCGGCTGCCCTCCTATATCCCAGATCTGGAAAACCAGAGGAACAAAAATTAGCCTAGGTATTTTCATTTCCTCATGCAGTCGGCATAGATTGTCACTGTGGAACATTACAGTAACCTACACACTGTAGTGACTGAAGACCTACCTTGATGGTAACGTTGCCTTTTGTGACCTTCCTCATGTTGAATCCGACTGTTGGGATCATGTCTTCACTAAATTGCCCAGACTGAAAAAGAAGAGAAGGCCGTTGATACATTTTTAGATGTACAAGCTGAGCTGACATAAACAGAAAATCTAGGTCAAATTGTATGTGATGTCATCTGGAATTGCCACTATACTTACTAAGAATGTCAGACAAACCTAGGCCTCACTGTAGGTTACTAGATTTTGCACATTTCCTGTTATTCCATTTGAGAAGAAAAAATAGATTATCACGTGCAAAAGGTTTATGGTAGTTTCACAAGTTCCATTAAGCCTAAAGGCATGTGAAGGTCACAAACTAAATCAGGGGAGGGGACTGAACTTGGGAAACTATGCTCTAGAATTACaaggtctggagcctgctggttctattctacctgataattaaatTGCACCCCAAATAAAGCTGTGGAAAATCCAAAGTTGGCTGAGGGCTCTAGAGGAAATATGTTTGGCATGCAGACCCAATCTTCTATAATTCTAAGATCACTGAAAATTGTGTCTTTTTAGCCAACCCTAAATCATTGGCTACACTTTTGACGATAGGACAGGAAAATAATTTCAGTCATTCTGATGTCTGCTCTCTTCCCCTTCTGTGTAACCCAAACAGTATCTCAGCAAGAAATAGGCCTATGCTTTGTCTAGGGCATATACAGTATGCAACAGCACATGACTTAGTCACTTGACTAGGAATAAGAGGAAGTGGGTGCAAAAGGTCTCATGACTGAAGCCTAGCTGGAACCACCACCCACACCCTACTCCTTTTTACTCAGTCAAACAGATTACAACCAACCACATGGGAACTTCCCTATCAATGGCAAGTATCTCATTCACTACAGCACTGACGGAAGAGTTAGGGTAAGTGTACCTACTAAGCCCACGTACCCATTAAACCCACTTCAATCTTTGGATTCAAAAgacaaaaataaacattttctgCTATTTAATGTTTTAACCAGTTCATTTAGTTGTATCCATAGCAGCTTTTAATTCTAAGCCAATCAGATGTTTTATTATTAAGTTATTAACAGTTGTGTAAGTTCCTACTATTGGCCAATTTCAAAGCTGCAAAAAATATTTGTATGGGGCGACTCAGAGACATTTTTCAGATATTTGTAGCATCTTCTCAGATAAGTGATCTGGCTTAATGCAAAATTACGAGATTCATGTGTTGACATATGCACATGACAGTACTTAATATCCATCTAGTATGCCATTTCTTGCCAactgaaaatgtgtttttcatgCTAACAGTACCACATGTCAGAGTCAATACAGTGGCCGCAGAACTGGTGAACCACAAAAATATAATAGATCTCAAGCATTCACAGCTAACATTTAATGCAATTTGTCCTATTTTACTGTTAAATGAACCTTACTTTGTTATAAATAGATGCTTTTTTTGATACATTTTACATCTCTCTCAGGTGGGCTTAAAAAGAAAAAGTAGCACCCTCTATACAGAATGTAAATAAATGAATATTGTTCAATATTATCAACACTAACTTAGCATAATATTgtagtatatagtgtatatttacACCCCAGACCATTCGTTTCCAAATATTGAGGAAActtttcaaaaaatatatttttaacataATTCATTGCAATCATCCAATTAAGCCCAGTATGCATTGAAACATGGGGATTGTGTGTTGATATCCCTGATATTCAATAAACCTGAGCATTTCTTCAGATTTACGTTGATTAAAATACTCAAACTACCATTATGCATATCATGCATCTATCCATGGTGCCTTTACAAAAATTGAAAGCCTCTGTACTCTCTCCAAGATGTATGGAGTGGACAGGTAGTCATTGATGCAGAGAGATAAGAATAAGATCAAGGTTGAAGGATATCATGGATAGAAGACCTACAAGTAGtggtaaaaacaaaaaaacaaatgagGGACTAGAAAATGACTACTCATGCATTTAGGgacagcagggtagcctagtggttagagtgttggactagcaaccgaaaggttgcaagtttgaatccccgagctgacgaggtacaaatctgtcgttctgcccctgaacaggcagttaacccactgttcctaggccttcattgaaaataagaatttgttcataactgacttggtaaaggtaaaaaaatatatatatatatatattgttgtcCCTCATTCGTCTAGGTGTTTCAAATTTTTGGTCCAACAGTAGAGAGGGAGATTTTAAAAACGTCTTCAGACAGGCTTTAGGAAGACAAGttgaactacactgaacaaaaataaacgcaacatgtaaaaggtgttggtcacatgtttcatgagctgaaataagatcccagacattttccacatGCACAAAAGCTTCACATTTTGAGCacaaaatttgtttacatccctattagtgagaatttctcctttgccaagataatccatccacctgacaggtgtggcacatcaagaagctaattaaacaacatgatcattacacaggtgcaccttatgctggggacaataaaaggcaactctaaaaGGTGTAGTTGTGTCACAggacaatgccacagatgtcgcaagttgagggagcgtgcatttggcatgctgactgcaggaatgtccaccagagctgttgccagagaatgtaatgctaatttctctaccataagccacctccgtcATTTTAGAGTATTTggccaaccggcctcacaaccgcaggctaaatgtaaccacgccagcccaggatctccactTCAGGCTTCATCACCtggggatcgtctgagaccagccatccggacagctgatgaaacggaggagtatttctgtctctaataaagcccttgtggggaaaaactcattctgaccGGCTGGGCCTtattccccagtgggtgggcctatgccctcctaggcccacccatggctgcacccctgcccagtcatgtgaaatcaatagattagggcctaatgaaattTCCTTATATTTCCTTATATTAACTATTTATTATTTAAGAAGTGGGCTTATTTGGAACACCAATGGGCTTAAAGGATACATTCTGTACCCATTAAGTCCAGTCCTAACTTTCACATATTTTATCAATCATTTTTATCGCACCGGGAAAAAAAATTAAGTCATATTAATCTTTCATTGCATCTCCACTTTTTTCAATGAAAATTAGggttgtatacagttgaagtcggaagtttacacacacttaggttggagtcattaaaactagtttttcaatcactccacaaatttcttgttaacaaactataatattggcaagttggttaagacatctacattgtgcatgacaggtaatttttcccaaaattgtttagacagattatttcacttatcagtcactgtatcacaattccagttggtcagaagtttgactgtgccgttaaacagcttagaaaattccagaaaatgatgtcatggctttagaagcttctgataggctaattgacatcatttgagtcaaatggaggtgtacctgtggatgtatttcaaggcctaccttcaacctcatgtctctttgcttgacatcatgggaaaatcaaaagaaatgtaTACCACCTCcaccttgttaatttgtggattttttttccttcttagccttgttaattgaaatgcattccaggtgactacctcatgaagctggttgagagaatgccaagagtgggcaaagccgtcatcaaggcaaagggtggctactttgaggccGTGTGACAGCCTCAGGGGCCGTGTGACAGCCTCAGGGGCCGTGTGACAGCCTCAGGGGCCGTGTGACAGCCTCAGGGGCCGTGTGACAGCCTCAGGGGCCGTGTGACAGCCTCAGGGGCCGTGTGACAGCCTCAGGGGCCGTGTGACATCAAACCAATATAGACAGAGCCGTGTGGTCCGCACAATGTTCAATGTAGCCGAGTTTCTCAACTCCACGATGTACATCAATGGGAAATCCACCTCTGTTCAATGATGCCACCACTATAAACATCATCATCTGAAATCTACTGTAGTTCATAACAACCgaactttcaaaacaactgggaactagtaaaaaaaatcattttgaactgtcatccaactcggaattccaattTGGGAACTCGGGCcactttctagagctccgactttctgaCCGGAACATTaccgacgtcatgatttgaccacctattttccgagttcccagttgtttttgAACGCGGCATAACACTTGACAGTCTGATGACCAACAATTGGGCCTACTCTCTGGGAAGATAAGTGCTagacagctaactagctagccaagttGTAAACATGAAAGTTGACAGCTAACATGGCTAGCTAGTTAATCCAGATGTTTTAGAAAGAAACCTAGTCTAGGGAGAAAAATATGATCTGTACTGTAGCCAAATTCCAATAaagtggttagctagctaacgtagtcCTCTGCTTCTAATCGCCATCAAACCACACAAATATCAACATAcatataacgttagctaactagctagttaccgGCTATAGCTAGCTAACCTTACAAACTAGTACAGTACGTTTAAGGTATGCTAATTAGCTATGCTTAATTGTACGTTaacggtggctagctggctaactttacGATACTAGCTAAGTCGATATTGCATATCGCTAGCTAGTGCTAGCACAGCAGCACAATAAAAACTTACAGCTATCACATTAACAAATGTCGTTTTCCCCGAGTATTGAAGTCCAACCAGGGTTAACTCCATCTCCTCTTTCCAAAAGAGGGACTTAAACCAGTCCAAAAGCCGGTTTATAAGTGTCAGCATCTTGAATTTGATATTCCCACTCAACTTCGGCAGAAAGCTGGCAGTGGGAGGATTCGATTATGCTGAGCCGTGGGGCACCGGGCGTAAGCGGGGAGGGAAGAGCGCCCTTCTCAttttgtcaacaaggcagcatggtgcgCTGTACAGAAACAAATAGCTCTTTTCCAGAAAGTAAATGTTAGACTGTTCTATTTTTCATTGATAAGGCAGATACAGCGTTTTTATCAAAAGCCATCACTTTTCGTGGGAAAACACAGAATTCTACTAATTACTTATTATATGGTATATTGGCGATCACACAAAGTAATGGAAACATGATTCtcccaaaaaaaaaaattaaataaataaatcaaacaacttttctgttaaaaaaacaaataaataaaacagatTTGATCGCTACACATGCTCAAGGGGAACCTGAGAGGGCAGGTCTTCCGGTACTGGTGTTTCCAGTACCATCTCTTCACTAGCGCCACTTGTTTTCTCAATTCTATTAATCACCTCCACATAGGAGATTCAATTGACCACT belongs to Salvelinus namaycush isolate Seneca chromosome 20, SaNama_1.0, whole genome shotgun sequence and includes:
- the LOC120065046 gene encoding ADP-ribosylation factor-like protein 8B-A, producing MLTLINRLLDWFKSLFWKEEMELTLVGLQYSGKTTFVNVIASGQFSEDMIPTVGFNMRKVTKGNVTIKIWDIGGQPRFRSMWERYCRGVNAIVYMVDAADHEKVEASRNELHNLLDKPQLQGIPVLVLGNKRDLPSALDEKQLIEKLNLAAIQDREICCYSVSCKEKDNIDITLQWLIQHSKSRRS